One genomic segment of Clostridium estertheticum subsp. estertheticum includes these proteins:
- a CDS encoding ABC transporter permease produces MEGIVKLSISNFLLIYLLLIIVLLIMKKSKVTQTKLLLVASLRMTIQLIIVGYILQYVFSNPNPLFTVVFLIIMIIFSIHRVIKSREDLNNNFKIAIGVSLAFSGLFVLLFFVTVVVGKSIFNPQYTIPLAGMIIGNAMTGVNIAIKTFMDDISKEKNKINTLLNLGVEPKNILKPFANNAFETALIPTINSMLGMGIIFLPGMMTGQMLSGTLPTTAIMYQIAIMIAICCSVCTTVFLSLNLGYRSLYNSKKQFI; encoded by the coding sequence ATGGAAGGCATTGTAAAACTAAGTATTTCCAACTTTCTACTTATTTATCTACTATTAATTATAGTACTTTTAATTATGAAAAAATCAAAAGTTACTCAAACAAAACTTCTTTTAGTCGCGAGTTTAAGAATGACGATTCAACTTATAATTGTTGGTTACATACTTCAATATGTCTTTAGTAATCCCAATCCCTTATTTACTGTAGTTTTTTTAATAATTATGATAATATTTTCTATACATCGAGTAATTAAAAGTAGAGAAGACTTAAACAATAATTTTAAAATTGCAATTGGGGTTTCTTTAGCATTTTCTGGACTTTTTGTTTTACTCTTCTTTGTCACAGTAGTTGTTGGTAAATCCATATTTAACCCCCAATACACTATACCACTCGCTGGTATGATTATTGGTAACGCTATGACTGGAGTAAATATTGCGATAAAAACCTTCATGGATGATATAAGCAAAGAAAAGAATAAAATTAATACTTTGCTAAATTTAGGTGTGGAACCAAAAAATATATTGAAGCCATTTGCTAATAATGCTTTCGAAACAGCATTAATTCCTACAATAAACTCAATGCTTGGAATGGGTATAATCTTTTTACCCGGAATGATGACTGGACAAATGCTCTCTGGTACATTACCTACTACAGCAATTATGTACCAAATAGCCATTATGATTGCAATTTGTTGTTCTGTCTGTACAACCGTTTTTCTATCATTAAACTTAGGTTATAGGTCTTTGTATAATTCTAAAAAACAATTTATATAA
- a CDS encoding ABC transporter ATP-binding protein: MNELLFEASNLIYNTNLTYNNIKIKKGKINFIVGDSGSGKSTFLKLLNQSINGDSGELLYKGLSIDTYEPINLRREVSLVSQEPFLFNESIIDNFKTFYSLRQKTMPSSDYIDYITRLCCVNVSLNQPAYTLSGGERQRVYISIFLSLCPKVILLDEPTSALDEITGHRVMKNIIDFCKTKNIEIVIVSHNKTIVEEFCENKIEIIKEM; encoded by the coding sequence ATGAATGAACTATTATTTGAGGCCAGTAACCTTATATACAATACCAATCTAACTTACAATAATATAAAAATAAAAAAAGGCAAAATTAACTTTATTGTTGGGGATAGCGGCTCTGGCAAAAGTACATTTTTAAAGTTATTAAACCAATCTATTAATGGAGATTCTGGTGAATTATTATATAAAGGGCTTTCAATTGACACATATGAACCCATTAATTTACGCCGCGAAGTAAGCCTAGTTTCTCAAGAACCTTTTCTTTTTAACGAGAGCATAATAGACAATTTCAAAACTTTTTATTCATTAAGACAAAAAACTATGCCAAGCAGTGATTACATAGATTACATAACTCGGCTCTGTTGCGTAAATGTTTCTCTTAACCAACCAGCCTATACCCTTTCAGGTGGAGAACGTCAACGAGTTTATATATCAATTTTTTTATCATTATGTCCAAAAGTTATATTGCTAGATGAGCCAACATCAGCTTTAGATGAAATAACTGGGCATAGGGTAATGAAAAATATAATTGATTTCTGCAAGACTAAAAATATTGAAATTGTAATTGTAAGCCACAATAAAACTATTGTTGAAGAATTTTGCGAAAATAAAATTGAAATAATTAAGGAGATGTAA
- a CDS encoding alanine racemase — MNKKAYSDITYPILEINLKKVYENVESIVELCNNQGISVAGVVKGFNAIPEVSMQFVNAGCTYIASSRMDQIIKLKEYGLNKPFMMLRIPMFSEIKKLVEFAQVSLNSEMETLNMIQKECELQGKKHKVILMIDLGDLREGVYDQDEIINLAMHVENHLKNVELYGIGTNLGCYGAIVPTIENLGRLCSIAEIIESKIKRRLDIISGGATSSLPLIIDGKMPKRINNLRVGEGILVAEDLEKFWGYDMKHMHKDTFVLKAQIVEIKDKPTHPIGEVFIDAFGSKPTYEDNGIRKRALLAVGKQDFGLHDKLIPQKQGVKIIGSSSDHLIVDIEDCDIEPKLGDILGFLMYYPPMMYLTENPSIPKVFI; from the coding sequence ATGAATAAAAAAGCTTATTCAGATATTACATATCCAATACTTGAAATAAACCTAAAAAAAGTATATGAAAATGTGGAAAGCATTGTAGAGTTATGTAACAATCAAGGCATAAGTGTTGCTGGAGTGGTTAAGGGGTTTAATGCAATACCTGAGGTATCTATGCAATTTGTAAATGCAGGGTGTACATATATAGCAAGTTCAAGAATGGATCAAATAATTAAATTAAAGGAATATGGGTTAAATAAACCCTTTATGATGCTTAGAATTCCAATGTTTAGTGAAATAAAAAAACTAGTTGAATTTGCACAGGTTAGTTTAAATTCTGAAATGGAAACACTTAATATGATCCAAAAGGAATGTGAATTGCAAGGGAAAAAGCATAAGGTAATTTTAATGATTGACCTTGGCGATTTAAGAGAAGGTGTATATGACCAAGATGAAATTATTAACTTAGCAATGCACGTAGAAAACCATCTTAAAAATGTTGAATTGTATGGGATTGGAACAAACCTAGGGTGTTATGGAGCTATAGTTCCAACAATTGAAAATTTAGGAAGGCTCTGCAGTATTGCTGAAATAATTGAAAGTAAAATAAAAAGAAGACTTGATATAATTTCTGGAGGTGCTACAAGTTCGCTACCGTTAATAATAGATGGTAAAATGCCTAAGAGGATAAATAATTTAAGAGTAGGAGAAGGAATACTAGTGGCAGAGGATTTAGAAAAATTCTGGGGATATGATATGAAGCATATGCATAAGGATACCTTTGTACTAAAGGCACAGATTGTTGAAATAAAAGATAAACCTACACATCCTATTGGAGAAGTATTTATTGATGCTTTTGGGAGTAAACCAACTTATGAGGATAATGGTATAAGGAAAAGAGCCCTGCTTGCAGTGGGAAAACAGGATTTTGGATTACATGATAAGCTAATTCCACAAAAACAAGGTGTTAAAATTATAGGAAGCAGTTCTGATCACTTAATTGTAGACATTGAAGATTGTGATATAGAACCTAAATTAGGGGATATACTTGGCTTTTTAATGTATTACCCACCAATGATGTATTTAACTGAAAATCCTAGCATCCCAAAGGTTTTTATATAA
- a CDS encoding zinc ribbon domain-containing protein gives MSSSSSSSNGNRYRRGNNGSNHYQKKGFLGNLFNMSGSRSRSNRNYNNNNNYENNNLPINNQPMGNQNGIICRKCNAQIPTGSKFCLECGEKVNNVLFCKDCGEKLPSNAKFCLKCGKGINE, from the coding sequence ATGAGTTCTTCATCAAGTTCATCTAACGGCAATCGTTATAGAAGAGGAAATAATGGAAGTAATCACTATCAGAAAAAAGGGTTTTTAGGAAACTTATTTAACATGAGTGGTTCGAGAAGTAGATCTAACCGCAACTATAATAACAATAATAATTATGAAAATAATAATTTACCTATTAATAATCAACCTATGGGAAATCAAAATGGTATAATTTGTAGGAAGTGTAATGCTCAAATACCAACGGGTTCAAAATTTTGTTTAGAATGTGGAGAAAAGGTTAATAATGTATTATTTTGCAAGGACTGCGGGGAGAAACTACCTTCAAATGCTAAGTTTTGCCTTAAATGTGGAAAAGGAATAAACGAGTAG
- a CDS encoding protein kinase family protein, translating to MWPLSRKKYFGKQVGKYIIEKPIGEGRYGVCFLAKTDIYDKVVIKKFKKSIFKRKLDSNVYEAVILSKLSDNGIPEFLGVINQKGFYAFVLEFKNGFTVEDLLFKYKYKFTNKEFFDIGFKLIKLITYIHGNGVVHRDIRIPNVLIDKGEIYLIDFGLARWADNNKYPYDLDFSYLGEFLLYLLYSSFETKEKHKKLPWYKELNLTNKQKLFLKKLLGLEKVYKNIEDIKMDFSNVFGV from the coding sequence ATGTGGCCACTTAGTCGCAAAAAATATTTTGGGAAACAGGTTGGGAAATATATCATTGAAAAACCAATTGGTGAAGGAAGATATGGAGTGTGTTTTCTCGCAAAAACAGATATTTACGATAAGGTCGTTATTAAAAAATTTAAAAAGAGCATTTTTAAAAGAAAGCTAGATAGTAATGTGTATGAAGCGGTTATATTATCAAAACTTAGCGATAATGGAATCCCAGAGTTTTTAGGAGTTATAAATCAAAAAGGCTTTTATGCATTTGTTTTGGAATTTAAAAATGGATTCACTGTAGAGGATCTTCTTTTTAAATATAAGTACAAATTTACTAATAAAGAATTTTTTGATATAGGGTTTAAATTGATTAAGCTTATAACATATATTCATGGAAATGGTGTAGTTCATAGGGATATAAGAATACCAAATGTTTTGATAGATAAAGGAGAAATATATCTTATTGACTTTGGCTTGGCAAGATGGGCAGATAACAATAAATATCCCTATGATTTAGATTTTTCTTATTTAGGTGAGTTTTTACTATATTTACTTTACTCTTCATTTGAAACAAAAGAAAAGCATAAAAAATTACCTTGGTATAAGGAATTAAATCTGACAAATAAACAAAAGTTGTTTTTAAAAAAATTATTAGGACTTGAGAAAGTCTATAAAAATATTGAGGATATTAAAATGGATTTTTCAAATGTGTTTGGAGTTTAA